One genomic window of Mercenaria mercenaria strain notata chromosome 2, MADL_Memer_1, whole genome shotgun sequence includes the following:
- the LOC123556821 gene encoding uncharacterized protein LOC123556821 → MKYDRANLLRAFQATQKGMSVYRASREYNVPESTLRDRTRGLVPVDVTVGFKPLFSVDEEEKLVKHISYMADIGYGYNVSKIKYMARDYALHLGKVVKSAESLSDCWFYDFVKRWPNLKIAKPQKLAISRAKSASRQTIDNYYCELESILKEHNLLDKPERIFNIDETGVSTEHQPPKVVCSKDTTPQAVTSPRSSLVTIIAGGNAIGNSIPPYFVFSGKRWNPEFLQDACVGSSGEMTKNGWSNTQVFQNYVTNHFAKYANLSPEIPTLLLYDGHKSHISLTLTQWAERNNVILFVLPPHTSHLTQPLDVGVFGPFKKMYSMACHSYMQQNPGLTISKYSVAALTAKPYMKALSTENLQGAFRKAGIFPFDKTTISDGDLAPAVIYESCKTSDLSQECTPSPMQPSSTNINCETKVTSNTDDQSFFAERTVTKALVKKTQTKVCTSLPHWEFIERKKHRNNGTVCKKNKIRTTVTKSERPYAKHLRSD, encoded by the coding sequence ATGAAATACGACAGGGCAAATCTTTTGAGGGCATTCCAAGCCACACAGAAGGGCATGTCAGTCTACAGGGCTTCTAGAGAGTACAACGTTCCAGAATCAACTCTACGTGACAGAACACGGGGATTGGTTCCTGTTGATGTAACTGTGGGGTTTAAGCCATTGTTTTCTGTAGATGAAGAAGAAAAGCTTGTCAAGCACATTTCTTACATGGCAGACATAGGCTATGGATATAATGTGTCCAAAATAAAGTACATGGCCAGGGACTATGCCTTACATCTTGGAAAAGTTGTTAAGTCTGCTGAAAGTCTCAGTGATTGTTGGTTTTATGACTTTGTAAAGAGATGGCCTAACTTAAAAATTGCCAAACCACAGAAACTTGCCATATCTAGAGCTAAATCTGCATCAAGACAAACCATTGATAACTATTACTGTGAACTTGAATCTATCTTGAAAGAACACAACTTACTAGACAAGCCAGAACGGATTTTCAACATAGATGAGACTGGAGTGTCCACAGAGCACCAACCACCAAAGGTTGTTTGTAGTAAAGACACAACTCCGCAAGCTGTTACATCACCTAGGTCTTCTTTGGTTACAATCATTGCAGGAGGTAATGCCATTGGTAATTCTATACCACCATACTTTGTTTTTTCTGGGAAACGTTGGAACCCTGAATTCCTCCAGGACGCCTGTGTTGGATCATCTGGTGAAATGACAAAGAATGGTTGGTCGAACACTCAGGTATTCCAGAACTATGTCACAAACCATTTTGCGAAGTATGCAAATCTGTCACCAGAGATACCAACCTTATTACTGTATGATGGACATAAATCACACATTTCCCTTACTCTTACTCAGTGGGCTGAAAGAAACAATGTGATATTATTTGTTCTGCCTCCACATACAAGCCATTTGACACAACCACTGGATGTTGGGGTATTTGGACCATTCAAGAAGATGTATAGTATGGCTTGTCACTCTTACATGCAACAGAACCCTGGTCTTACCATTTCAAAGTACAGTGTGGCAGCATTGACAGCCAAACCATACATGAAAGCTCTGTCCACAGAAAATCTGCAAGGTGCATTTAGGAAAGCCGGCATATTTCCATTTGACAAAACCACCATTTCTGATGGGGATCTTGCTCCAGCTGTGATCTATGAATCTTGCAAAACTTCTGATTTGTCACAGGAATGCACCCCAAGTCCAATGCAACCTTCATCAACCAACATTAACTGTGAAACAAAAGTAACTTCCAACACAGATGACCAGTCATTCTTTGCTGAACGAACTGTCACGAAAGCTCTTGTGAAAAAAACCCAAACGAAAGTTTGTACCTCCCTTCCTCACTGggaatttattgaaagaaaaaaacatcgaAATAATGGAACAgtctgcaaaaaaaacaaaatcagaacCACTGTCACAAAATCAGAAAGACCCTATGCCAAGCACCTCAGGAGTGACTAA